The following proteins are co-located in the Gloeocapsa sp. PCC 7428 genome:
- a CDS encoding DUF29 family protein has protein sequence MTQELVDLRRSIVEGRYTDALAIVDELEGMSRQAILRNIQAFVRILLIHLIKNQLEQQLSNSWAASIRNSIVEIKRLNLKDNKTSYYLDLDEWDSTLEDEFESAIRDASVEVLNGSYSEFQISEMVDREQVIMMARKLLRLTYSHTVKELPAIVSESLTQFPGGEDWKAGRKNSK, from the coding sequence ATGACACAGGAACTTGTAGATTTAAGAAGAAGTATTGTAGAAGGACGCTACACAGATGCTTTGGCTATTGTAGATGAATTAGAAGGAATGAGTAGGCAAGCCATTCTACGTAACATCCAAGCATTTGTCAGAATTCTATTGATTCATTTAATCAAAAATCAACTTGAACAACAATTATCTAATTCTTGGGCTGCTTCAATTCGTAACTCAATCGTCGAGATAAAAAGATTGAATTTAAAAGATAACAAAACATCTTATTATCTAGATTTAGATGAGTGGGACTCTACTTTAGAAGATGAATTTGAGTCGGCGATTCGTGATGCAAGCGTAGAAGTTTTGAACGGAAGCTACAGCGAATTCCAAATTAGTGAAATGGTCGATAGAGAGCAAGTTATTATGATGGCTCGGAAGTTGTTGAGGTTAACATACTCTCATACTGTCAAAGAATTACCTGCAATTGTAAGTGAGAGTTTAACTCAGTTTCCAGGAGGCGAAGATTGGAAAGCTGGTAGAAAGAATTCAAAGTAG
- the argJ gene encoding bifunctional ornithine acetyltransferase/N-acetylglutamate synthase, with translation MSQWREIEGGVTAPRGYKAAGITAGLKPSGLPDLALIVSDVEAIAAGVFTTSQVRAACVDYCRQRLQAKSSARAILCNAGQANASTGSQGWLDTLESAMLLGQALNIPSESVLIASTGVIGRRIRMHALKAGIPKLVAAASATGSDDAAQAIVTTDLVTKSVALETTMGDRPVRIGGIAKGSGMIHPNMATMLAFVTCDAVVSPSLWQQMLSRAADKSFNQITVDGDTSTNDTLIALANGQSRTPAITEMGAEAEKLEAMLTEVCQRLAKAVARDGEGATCLIEVQVSGATDEESARKVARTIAGSSLVKSAIFGRDPNWGRIAAAAGRAGVPFEQENLQIKLGNFELMQNGEPLPFDRAGASAYLKQTAEASSLPKEAVATNMSNDLSVVEAGISLPFDRVNAPQQRIDNPVIIAVSIGNGSGFGKAWGCDLSYDYVKINAEYTT, from the coding sequence ATGTCACAATGGCGGGAAATTGAGGGTGGCGTGACTGCTCCCAGAGGATATAAAGCAGCAGGAATCACAGCGGGATTGAAACCTTCAGGACTTCCAGATTTGGCATTAATTGTGTCAGATGTCGAAGCGATCGCCGCAGGAGTTTTTACCACATCCCAAGTTCGCGCCGCGTGTGTAGATTACTGTCGTCAACGCCTGCAAGCAAAATCCAGCGCTAGAGCAATATTATGTAATGCTGGACAAGCTAACGCCTCGACAGGTTCGCAAGGATGGCTTGATACTTTAGAAAGTGCGATGCTACTAGGGCAAGCGCTCAATATTCCTTCTGAGTCAGTACTCATCGCTTCGACGGGTGTCATTGGGCGCAGAATTCGCATGCATGCACTCAAAGCAGGAATTCCCAAACTTGTCGCCGCTGCTTCCGCAACAGGTTCTGATGATGCGGCGCAAGCGATTGTCACGACAGATTTAGTGACAAAATCCGTTGCTTTAGAAACGACGATGGGCGATCGCCCTGTGCGCATTGGTGGAATTGCCAAAGGTTCAGGGATGATTCATCCAAATATGGCAACGATGCTCGCTTTTGTGACCTGCGATGCTGTCGTGTCTCCTTCATTGTGGCAGCAAATGCTAAGCCGCGCCGCCGATAAAAGCTTTAATCAAATTACAGTGGACGGCGATACCAGCACCAATGATACACTCATTGCACTCGCAAACGGTCAATCACGCACCCCTGCAATTACAGAAATGGGGGCTGAAGCTGAGAAGCTAGAAGCAATGTTAACCGAAGTGTGTCAGCGTCTAGCAAAAGCTGTTGCGCGTGATGGTGAAGGCGCAACGTGTTTAATTGAAGTGCAAGTTAGTGGTGCGACAGATGAAGAATCTGCCAGAAAAGTTGCCAGAACGATCGCGGGTTCATCTTTAGTCAAGTCTGCAATCTTTGGACGCGATCCCAACTGGGGAAGAATCGCTGCTGCTGCTGGGCGCGCGGGAGTTCCGTTTGAACAAGAAAACTTGCAAATCAAGCTGGGAAACTTTGAGTTGATGCAAAATGGCGAACCATTACCGTTTGATCGTGCAGGTGCAAGTGCGTATTTAAAGCAAACTGCGGAGGCTTCTTCATTACCGAAAGAAGCTGTTGCGACAAATATGAGTAATGATTTATCTGTTGTTGAAGCTGGAATATCATTACCATTTGACCGCGTAAATGCACCACAGCAAAGAATTGATAACCCTGTGATTATTGCTGTGAGTATTGGTAATGGTTCAGGTTTTGGTAAAGCTTGGGGCTGTGACTTAAGTTACGATTACGTCAAGATTAATGCCGAGTATACAACTTGA